In the Glycine soja cultivar W05 unplaced genomic scaffold, ASM419377v2 tig00106212_1_pilon, whole genome shotgun sequence genome, one interval contains:
- the LOC114404752 gene encoding uncharacterized protein LOC114404752, whose translation MAAKDLYYYPKQTTNKTMLTTRQFKCMLEKHKLFLLPVRFQSTSNWISHFANTLDMPENKSENRAKIESFWEGALKDIYEETLMYDNNDVVHSPDECVDPETRKIKVPKSEFVKTYKNSVFSLLDCYRYENNDAQTLESLQREIEDLTLNFSEDSIYKTSPNIMVMLTKNNLPSAKEFLRGKYLMDKEYPGRMTIYAESRSGDSLETSGSELSDEENKNLRCVLSESDKSLLVELGEHSIECLLVHTLGHLFNLENIVSLASLVDRIERNVRDYASSSTLYYNSRVCNLSMDAVDKGTKASKTRAYPFGTALVEFLVSRGLLRLVTYNVDLLNFSDDSGPKTVVKNVVKKGHNYYRSSLVYAECLFNPALLPIKLNLPMVFPPKDWEPHKPEQKRKLLHISDIYGGYLSNPTGQIYSTQRSMSSPDAKNFFIYFGENKYQESHNKQNKFCTSISSLQRQSFKINSNFLNFILENRELLEECGYLMPEFLSKVILAHASRKLRSHFEKNKDIQTICKFSDVYALLIKNMQRARYECTILDLAKAYSGYSLYFPAFIDFRGRIYRSGIFHFHERDLARSLLLIDCKDNIEYSSPEINNYLNMYLTATAFLYQSYKYEEDALNDINNKLLPLPNLECKENFKTYLKTLVIESRMAKRPFQYLSNIYLLSSSDLMSFVDLYNCVPVTQDASASAYQLMAYFLLDKNFAKLTNLFDTGSGEIFDIYSHMRIELISFIKDSLSEENPELCAILDRVLTRSIVKQIYMPIIYGKTANSTTKDLIVSLCQDLLPKECTILSVLCFKFWQEKYSFMYSFIQLISLVGRVCSYLDRPVLYSTEYFSTSQDYKKMEKHSVRVFNSYLKKAHNVTLSFPSKERDKRKSGVSTFVNFIHQKDAQIAMSIAFYANSYNIPLYTVHDNFITNIHYCKYISKIYLHVIKEMGPPLKIINRFIYKNIMEPAIAKGLYNNVKGYNLKSFDERIIPEPILDEFLKIGLISPEDVTNAAGLKKINNKLKQRYQLYCNAVCGSNKKFDDHLFKWNRFRDALIGENCIHY comes from the coding sequence ATGGCGGCAAAAGACCTGTATTATTACCCgaaacaaacaacaaacaaaacaatgtTGACGACTCGTCAATTTAAATGTATGCTGGAGaagcataaattatttttacttccgGTTCGATTTCAATCTACTTCTAACTGGATTTCTCACTTTGCAAATACATTGGATATGCCGGAAAATAAAAGCGAGAATCGTGCTAAAATAGAAAGTTTCTGGGAAGGTGCTTTAAAGGATATTTACGAAGAAACACTAATGTATGATAATAATGATGTGGTCCACAGTCCGGATGAATGCGTTGATCCTGAAACACGAAAAATAAAAGTCCCTAAATCAGAGTTTGTTAAGACATATAAAAATAGCGTCTTTTCTCTTCTGGACTGTTATAGATATGAAAATAATGATGCACAAACATTAGAATCGCTTCAGAGAGAAATTGAGGATCTGACTTTGAACTTCTCTGAAGATAGTATTTATAAAACTAGTCCTAACATTATGGTAATGTTAACTAAAAACAACTTGCCAAGTGCTAAGGAATTCCTTCGTGGAAAGTATCTTATGGATAAAGAATATCCCGGCAGAATGACCATTTATGCAGAAAGTCGAAGTGGTGATAGTCTAGAAACCAGCGGCTCAGAGCTATCCGATGAGGAGAATAAAAATCTAAGATGTGTACTATCTGAAAGTGATAAGTCGTTGTTGGTAGAGTTAGGCGAGCACTCCATTGAGTGCCTACTGGTTCACACCCTAGGCCATCTGTTTAATCTGGAAAATATTGTCAGTCTTGCTAGTTTGGTTGATCGTATAGAACGCAATGTAAGGGATTATGCCTCATCGTCAACATTGTATTATAATAGTAGGGTATGTAATCTAAGTATGGATGCTGTTGATAAAGGTACTAAAGCATCTAAAACTAGAGCTTATCCCTTTGGTACAGCATTAGTTGAATTTTTAGTGAGTCGTGGTCTATTGCGCTTAGTAACATATAATGttgatttattaaatttctctGATGATAGTGGTCCAAAGACTGTTGTCAAAAATGTTGTCAAAAAGGGCCATAATTACTATAGGAGCTCTTTAGTATATGCCGAATGCTTGTTTAACCCCGCATTACTTCCTATAAAGTTAAACCTACCTATGGTATTTCCACCTAAAGATTGGGAGCCCCACAAACCTGAACAGAAACGTAAGTTGTTACATATATCTGATATATATGGTGGTTATTTAAGCAACCCTACGGGCCAAATCTACAGCACTCAACGGAGTATGAGTTCTCCCGATGCGAAGAATTTCTTCATCTATTTCGGTGAAAATAAGTATCAAGAAAGTCATAATAAGCAAAATAAGTTTTGTACTAGCATCAGTAGCTTACAGCGTCAatcctttaaaataaatagtaatttccttaattttatattagaaaatagGGAATTATTAGAAGAATGTGGCTACTTGATGCCCGAATTTCTTTCAAAGGTAATACTAGCCCATGCCTCCAGGAAACTTAGAAGTCATTTTGAAAAGAATAAGGATATTCAAACAATATGCAAATTTAGTGATGTGTACGCTCTATTAATAAAGAATATGCAGCGGGCACGTTATGAGTGTACGATTTTAGATCTGGCAAAGGCCTACTCTGgatattctttatattttccaGCATTTATTGACTTCAGAGGTCGAATCTATCGCAGCGGCATCTTTCACTTCCACGAGCGGGATTTAGCCCGAAGTCTACTATTAATAGATTGTAAAGATAATATAGAATATTCTTCCcctgaaattaataattatctaAATATGTATCTAACCGCAACTGCATTCCTCTATCAATCATATAAATATGAGGAGGATGCTctaaatgatataaataataaattattaccaTTACCTAATCTAGAGTGTAAAGAGAACTTTAAAACGTATTTAAAGACATTAGTGATAGAATCACGGATGGCTAAACGGCCATTCCAATATTTATCTAATATTTACCTATTATCATCATCGGATTTAATGTCTTTCGTTGATCTGTATAATTGTGTTCCTGTAACTCAGGATGCTAGCGCTAGCGCATATCAACTGATGGCTTATTTCCTCCTGGATAAGAATTTTGCGAAACTAACAAATCTTTTTGATACCGGCAGCGGTGAGATATTTGACATCTATTCTCACATGAGAATTGaattaatttcattcatcaaagactCTCTTAGTGAGGAGAATCCTGAGCTATGCGCAATTTTGGATAGGGTCCTAACTAGGAGTATAGTTAAGCAAATATATATGCCAATTATATATGGTAAAACAGCTAATAGCACAACTAAGGATCTTATAGTGAGTCTTTGCCAAgatctcttgccaaaagaatgtACTATACTGTCGGTTCTATGCTTCAAATTTTGGCAAGAAAAATACAGTTTTATGTATTCGTTTATCCAGCTGATCAGCCTGGTAGGTCGGGTATGCTCTTACCTAGATCGACCAGTCTTGTACAGCACAGAATATTTTAGCACATCCCAGGATtataaaaagatggaaaaacacTCAGTTAGAGTCTTCAACTCTTACTTGAAAAAGGCCCATAATGTCACACTCTCGTTTCCCTCAAAAGAGCGGGATAAGAGGAAAAGTGGGGTATCCACATTCGTTAACTTCATTCATCAAAAGGACGCGCAAATTGCTATGTCTATTGCCTTCTATGCGAACTCATATAATATACCTCTGTACACAGTGCACGACAACTTCATAACAAATATACattattgtaaatatatatCTAAAATCTATCTACATGTCATAAAGGAAATGGGGCCCCCTCTTAAAATCATTAACcgctttatttataaaaatattatggagCCGGCTATAGCGAAGGGCCTCTATAATAATGTAAAAGGCTACAATTTGAAGTCTTTTGATGAAAGGATCATACCAGAGCCTATTTTAGATGAGTTCTTAAAAATTGGACTCATTTCTCCAGAAGATGTCACGAATGCAGctggtttaaaaaaaataaacaataagttgaaacaaagatatcaactcTATTGTAATGCGGTCTGCGGATCTAATAAGAAATTTGATGATCATTTGTTTAAATGGAATAGGTTTAGAGATGCCCTGATTGGGGAAAATTGTATAcattattaa